Proteins from one Telopea speciosissima isolate NSW1024214 ecotype Mountain lineage chromosome 1, Tspe_v1, whole genome shotgun sequence genomic window:
- the LOC122648737 gene encoding protein IN2-1 homolog B-like isoform X2, translating into MAPAAQEVLPPTLAPTSEPPTLFDGTTRLYTAYVCPYAQRVWIARNFKGLQDKIKLVPVDLDNRPTWYKEKVYPQNKVPSLEHNNEIRGESLDLVKYIDSHFEGPALLPDDPAKKKFAEELLSYSDTFVGTVYGSVKANPNADVGAVFDYVETALSKFDDGPFFLGQFSEVDIAYAPFIERFEPLLLDLKNYDITTGRPKLAAWIEEVNKIEAYKQTKVDPQMLLARLKRKLLGK; encoded by the exons ATGGCTCCAGC TGCGCAGGAAGTTCTGCCTCCTACTCTGGCTCCTACTTCGGAGCCCCCCACTCTCTTCGATGGAACAACAAG GTTATACACAGCTTATGTATGCCCATATGCCCAACGTGTTTGGATTGCTCGGAATTTTAAG GGTTTGCAGGACAAGATAAAGTTGGTTCCTGTTGATCTGGATAATAGGCCTACCTGGTACAAGGAGAAAGTCTATCCCCAAAACAAG GTTCCTTCGCTGGAGCACAATAATGAAATCAGAGGGGAGAGTCTTGATTTGGTTAAATACATTGATAGCCACTTTGAAGGGCCGGCCCTTCTTCCTGAT GATCCTGCAAAGAAAAAGTTTGCAGAAGAATTGCTATCCTACTCAGACACCTTTGTTGGAACTGTGTATGGTTCAGTTAAAGCAAACCCTAACGCTGATGTTG GTGCTGTTTTTGATTACGTGGAAACAGCTctttccaaatttgatgatggGCCTTTTTTCCTTGGCCAGTTCAGTGAG GTGGATATAGCCTATGCTCCGTTTATCGAAAGATTTGAACCTTTACTACTGGACTTGAAGAATTATGACATCACCACTGGCAGGCCAAAGCTAGCAGCATGGATTGAG GAGGTGAACAAGATCGAGGCCTACAAACAAACCAAAGTTGATCCACAGATGCTGCTTGCACGCCTGAAAAGAAAGCTTCTTGGTAAG TGA
- the LOC122648880 gene encoding transcription factor ORG2-like → MLANSTPFPTFDLSRLDHDPTAHKHNNEAFMSCNYKEPETSESFLQFPSSQQQMDFDGPPSSTKKLSHNASERDRRKRLNDLYTDLQSLLPETDRKKKLSIPATVSCALMYIPELQKHVQKLTQKKEEILSSIYKQGDSMKQGKTAGGGGGGDRVSMPSVAASQLDDREVVIQICALKAKTIPLSEVLLVLEEVGIYVLSASAITSYGERVFYNLHLQVKETQRLECEMLSQKLKLMYQNREESQSPYLNTKPEPEF, encoded by the exons atgttggcTAATTCTACTCCATTTCCAACCTTTGATTTATCAAGATTAGATCATGATCCCACAGCCCATAAACACAATAATGAAGCTTTCATGAGCTGCAATTACAAAGAACCAGAAACTTCAGAATCATTCCTTCAGTTTCCTTCTTCACAGCAACAGATGGATTTTGATGGTCCTCCTTCCAGTACCAAAAAATTAAGCCACAACGCAAGTGAACGCGATCGTCGAAAAAGATTGAATGATTTATACACAGATCTCCAATCTCTACTTCCAGAAACTGATAGAAAG AAGAAATTGAGTATCCCAGCAACTGTTTCTTGTGCACTCATGTATATACCAGAATTGCAAAAACATGTCCAGAAGTTaacacaaaagaaagaagagattttATCAAGTATCTACAAGCAAGGAGATTCCATGAAACAGGGGAAAACTgccggtggtggtggaggtggcgaCCGAGTTTCTATGCCGAGTGTAGCGGCGAGTCAACTCGATGATAGGGAAGTTGTGATTCAGATTTGTGCATTGAAAGCCAAAACTATCCCTCTTTCTGAGGTTTTATTAGTTTTGGAAGAAGTTGGGATTTATGTCCTCAGTGCTTCAGCTATTACTTCTTATGGTGAAAGGGTTTTCTACAATCTCCATCTTCAG GTGAAAGAAACTCAGAGATTGGAATGTGAGATGTTAAGTCAGAAGCTGAAGCTGATGTATCAGAACAGAGAAGAGTCGCAATCACCATATTTGAACACAAAACCAGAGCCAGAATTTTAG
- the LOC122659678 gene encoding uncharacterized protein LOC122659678: MGGINSHSYHQQHSGIKSEEHEYGKSLASWEQKQLHSPSQQRSWEQKQMHSSPSQQRTLWCLGLGSFRSLITWFLLIVSMLYILYSSNLLLTNDPNCASTTSVLSTDEHLSSSSTSDEHLSSSSQFLRNTNFSSSSTSKPMIRHGGETEERQRVTVLQSPRQFDTELKHIVFGIAASSNLWEQRKQYIKQWWRPRVTRGVVWMDKPVRTRPNEGLPQIRISGNTSNFPYTNRQGSRSALRISRVVSEMARLGMKDVRWLVMGDDDTVFVVENVVRVLSKYDHRQFYYVGSSSESHIQNIFFSYAMAYGGGGFAISYPLAKALEKMQDRCIHRYPGLYGSDDRIQACMAELGVPLTREAGFHQYDVYGDLLGLLAAHPVAPLVSLHHLDVVDPIFPGKSRARAIQHLTEAIKLDSASIMQQSICYDKKRNWSISVSWGYVVQILRGVISPRELEMPTRTFLNWYKRADYTAYAFNTRPVTKHPCQKPYIFYMNTIRYDRVKEQTLGIYSRHRAPQPYCRWRMDSPEEIDSVVVIKRPDHLRWQKSPRRDCCRVLPSNKKSTMYVLVGNCEEGETSEL, translated from the exons ATGGGAGGAATAAACAGCCACAGCTACCACCAGCAGCACAGCGGCATTAAATCCGAGGAACACGAGTATGGGAAGAGCTTAGCGAGTTGGGAACAAAAACAATTGCATTCCCCATCCCAACAACGGAGTTGGGAACAAAAACAAATGCATTCCTCCCCATCCCAACAACGCACATTGTGGTGTTTAGGCCTTGGCAGCTTCAGAAGCCTTATCACCTGGTTCCTCCTCATCGTTTCTATGCTCTACATTCTCTACTCCTCCAATCTCCTCCTCACCAACGATCCCAATTGCGCCTCCACAACTTCCGTCCTCTCCACTGATGAacatctctcttcttcctccacctccGACGaacatctctcttcttctagtcAATTCCTCCGCAATACCAATTTCAGTTCCTCCTCTACCTCTAAACCCATGATCAGACATGGAGGAGAAACAGAGGAACGACAAAGGGTTACTGTGTTGCAATCCCCACGTCAATTTGACACGGAGCTCAAACACATCGTGTTCGGCATCGCGGCGTCGTCAAATCTGTGGGAGCAGAGGAAGCAATACATCAAACAGTGGTGGAGGCCAAGGGTAACGAGAGGTGTGGTGTGGATGGACAAACCCGTCAGAACCCGCCCCAATGAAGGGCTGCCGCAGATCCGGATCTCCGGCAACACCTCCAATTTCCCCTACACGAACCGGCAGGGGAGCCGGTCGGCGCTGAGGATATCGAGGGTTGTATCAGAGATGGCGAGACTAGGGATGAAGGACGTGAGGTGGTTGGTGATGGGTGACGACGACACGGTGTTCGTGGTGGAAAATGTGGTGAGGGTGCTCTCCAAGTATGACCACCGCCAGTTCTATTACGTGGGGAGCTCCTCGGAGAGCCATATCCAGaacatcttcttctcctacgcCATGGCTTACGGCGGGGGCGGTTTCGCCATTAGTTATCCCTTGGCGAAAGCTCTTGAGAAGATGCAGGATCGCTGCATCCACAGGTATCCTGGCTTGTATGGCAGTGACGACCGTATACAGGCCTGCATGGCCGAACTGGGTGTGCCCCTCACCAGAGAAGCTGGATTCCATCAG TATGATGTGTATGGAGACCTCTTGGGTCTATTAGCTGCACACCCTGTAGCTCCATTAGTATCATTGCATCACCTAGATGTGGTGGATCCTATATTTCCAGGCAAGAGCAGAGCCAGAGCAATCCAACACCTCACCGAAGCCATCAAACTCGATTCTGCCAGTATAATGCAACAATCCATTTGCTATGACAAGAAGAGAAACTGGTCAATCTCTGTCTCATGGGGCTATGTTGTTCAGATCTTAAGGGGTGTCATCTCACCCAGAGAACTGGAAATGCCCACCAGAACATTCCTCAATTGGTACAAAAGAGCTGATTACACTGCGTACGCATTCAACACTAGGCCTGTAACCAAGCATCCATGCCAAAAGCCTTATATTTTCTACATGAACACTATCAGATATGATCGTGTTAAGGAGCAGACATTGGGGATCTACTCTCGCCATAGAGCTCCACAACCTTATTGCAGGTGGAGAATGGATTCACCAGAGGAAATTGATTCCGTTGTTGTCATTAAGAGACCAGACCATCTACGATGGCAGAAG TCACCAAGGAGGGATTGTTGTAGAGTTTTGCCATCAAATAAGAAATCAACCATGTACGTACTTGTGGGCAATTGTGAAGAAGGGGAGACTAGTGAATTATGA
- the LOC122648737 gene encoding protein IN2-1 homolog B-like isoform X1, protein MAPAAQEVLPPTLAPTSEPPTLFDGTTRLYTAYVCPYAQRVWIARNFKGLQDKIKLVPVDLDNRPTWYKEKVYPQNKVPSLEHNNEIRGESLDLVKYIDSHFEGPALLPDDPAKKKFAEELLSYSDTFVGTVYGSVKANPNADVGAVFDYVETALSKFDDGPFFLGQFSEVDIAYAPFIERFEPLLLDLKNYDITTGRPKLAAWIEEVNKIEAYKQTKVDPQMLLARLKRKLLGQ, encoded by the exons ATGGCTCCAGC TGCGCAGGAAGTTCTGCCTCCTACTCTGGCTCCTACTTCGGAGCCCCCCACTCTCTTCGATGGAACAACAAG GTTATACACAGCTTATGTATGCCCATATGCCCAACGTGTTTGGATTGCTCGGAATTTTAAG GGTTTGCAGGACAAGATAAAGTTGGTTCCTGTTGATCTGGATAATAGGCCTACCTGGTACAAGGAGAAAGTCTATCCCCAAAACAAG GTTCCTTCGCTGGAGCACAATAATGAAATCAGAGGGGAGAGTCTTGATTTGGTTAAATACATTGATAGCCACTTTGAAGGGCCGGCCCTTCTTCCTGAT GATCCTGCAAAGAAAAAGTTTGCAGAAGAATTGCTATCCTACTCAGACACCTTTGTTGGAACTGTGTATGGTTCAGTTAAAGCAAACCCTAACGCTGATGTTG GTGCTGTTTTTGATTACGTGGAAACAGCTctttccaaatttgatgatggGCCTTTTTTCCTTGGCCAGTTCAGTGAG GTGGATATAGCCTATGCTCCGTTTATCGAAAGATTTGAACCTTTACTACTGGACTTGAAGAATTATGACATCACCACTGGCAGGCCAAAGCTAGCAGCATGGATTGAG GAGGTGAACAAGATCGAGGCCTACAAACAAACCAAAGTTGATCCACAGATGCTGCTTGCACGCCTGAAAAGAAAGCTTCTTG GTCAGTGA